One Triticum dicoccoides isolate Atlit2015 ecotype Zavitan chromosome 5B, WEW_v2.0, whole genome shotgun sequence genomic window carries:
- the LOC119306405 gene encoding uncharacterized N-acetyltransferase p20-like translates to MEQAGQGAQPAKKPAAEVTLRRFGLDDVDAMMVWASDPQVAAVCRWEPYESTENLLAYIRDAVLPHQWQRAICLPGDDRPVGAISVSPTDDACRAELGYVLARAHWGKGVATAAVRRAVAAVFGEVEGLQRVEALVDVANVASQRVLEKAGFRREAVLRRYCVLKGAVKDMVIFSFISTDTVLVE, encoded by the coding sequence ATGGAGCAGGCCGGCCAAGGAGCGCAGCCCGCGAAGAAGCCGGCCGCGGAGGTGACGCTCCGGCGGTTCGGCCTCGACGACGTGGACGCCATGATGGTGTGGGCGTCGGACCCGCAGGTGGCCGCCGTGTGCCGCTGGGAGCCCTACGAATCCACGGAGAACCTGCTCGCCTACATCCGGGACGCCGTGCTCCCGCACCAGTGGCAGCGCGCCATCTGCCTCCCCGGTGACGACCGCCCCGTTGGCGCGATCTCCGTGTCGCCGACGGACGACGCCTGCCGCGCGGAGCTCGGGTACGTGCTGGCGCGCGCGCACTGGGGCAAGGGCGTGGCCACGGCGGCCGTGCGGCGGGCGGTGGCCGCGGTGTTCGGCGAGGTGGAGGGGCTGCAGCGCGTGGAGGCGCTGGTGGACGTGGCCAACGTGGCGTCGCAGCGGGTGCTGGAGAAGGCCGGGTTCCGGCGGGAGGCCGTGCTGCGGCGGTACTGCGTGCTCAAGGGCGCCGTCAAGGACATGGTCATCTTCAGCTTCATCTCCACCGACACTGTGCTGGTCGAATGA